The following proteins are co-located in the Gorilla gorilla gorilla isolate KB3781 chromosome 7, NHGRI_mGorGor1-v2.1_pri, whole genome shotgun sequence genome:
- the NEFL gene encoding neurofilament light polypeptide — protein MSSFSYEPYYSTSYKRRYVETPRVHISSVRSGYSTARSAYSSYSAPVSSSLSVRRSYSSSSGSLMPSLENLDLSQVAAISNDLKSIRTQEKAQLQDLNDRFASFIERVHELEQQNKVLEAELLVLRQKHSEPSRFRALYEQEIRDLRLAAEDATNEKQALQGEREGLEETLRNLQARYEEEVLSREDAEGRLMEARKGADEAALARAELEKRIDSLMDEISFLKKVHEEEIAELQAQIQYAQISVEMDVTKPDLSAALKDIRAQYEKLAAKNMQNAEEWFKSRFTVLTESAAKNTDAVRAAKDEVSESRRLLKAKTLEIEACRGMNEALEKQLQELEDKQNADISAMQDTINKLENELRTTKSEMARYLKEYQDLLNVKMALDIEIAAYRKLLEGEETRLSFTSVGSITSGYSQSSQVFGRSAYGGLQTSSYLMSTRSFPSYYTSHVQEEQIEVEETIEAAKAEEAKDEPPSEGEAEEEEKDKEEAEEEEAAEEEEAAKEESEEAKEEEEGGEGEEGEETKEAEEEEKKVEGAGEEQAAKKKD, from the exons ATGAGTTCCTTCAGCTACGAGCCGTACTACTCGACCTCCTACAAGCGGCGCTACGTGGAGACGCCCCGGGTGCACATCTCCAGCGTGCGCAGCGGCTACAGCACCGCACGCTCAGCTTACTCCAGCTACTCGGCGCCGGTGTCTTCCTCGCTGTCCGTGCGCCGCAGCTACTCCTCCAGCTCTGGATCGTTGATGCCCAGTCTGGAGAACCTCGACCTGAGCCAGGTAGCCGCCATCAGCAACGACCTCAAGTCCATCCGCACGCAGGAGAAGGCGCAGCTCCAGGACCTCAATGACCGCTTCGCCAGCTTCATCGAGCGCGTGCACGAGCTGGAGCAGCAGAACAAGGTCCTGGAAGCCGAGCTGCTGGTGCTGCGCCAGAAGCACTCCGAGCCATCCCGCTTCCGGGCGCTGTACGAGCAGGAGATCCGCGACCTGCGCCTGGCGGCGGAAGATGCCACCAACGAGAAGCAGGCGCTCCAAGGCGAGCGCGAAGGGCTGGAGGAGACCCTGCGCAACCTGCAGGCGCGCTATGAAGAGGAGGTGCTGAGCCGCGAGGACGCCGAGGGCCGGCTGATGGAAGCGCGCAAAGGCGCCGACGAGGCGGCGCTCGCTCGCGCCGAGCTCGAGAAGCGCATCGACAGCTTGATGGACGAAATCTCTTTTCTGAAGAAAGTGCACGAAGAGGAGATCGCCGAACTGCAGGCGCAGATCCAGTACGCGCAGATCTCCGTGGAGATGGACGTGACCAAGCCCGACCTTTCCGCCGCGCTCAAGGACATCCGCGCGCAGTACGAGAAGCTGGCCGCCAAGAACATGCAGAACGCTGAGGAATGGTTCAAGAGCCGCTTCACCGTGCTGACCGAGAGCGCCGCCAAGAACACCGACGCCGTGCGCGCAGCCAAGGACGAGGTGTCCGAGAGCCGTCGTCTGCTCAAGGCCAAGACCCTGGAAATCGAAGCATGCCGGGGCATGAACGAAGCGCTGGAGAAGCAGCTGCAGGAGCTGGAGGACAAGCAGAACGCCGACATCAGCGCTATGCAG GACACGatcaacaaattagaaaatgaattgAGGACCACAAAGAGTGAAATGGCACGATACCTAAAAGAATACCAAGACCTCCTCAACGTGAAGATGGCTTTGGATATTGAGATTGCAGCTTACAG GAAACTCTTGGAAGGCGAGGAAACCCGACTCAGTTTCACCAGCGTGGGAAGCATAACCAGTGGCTACTCCCAGAGCTCCCAGGTCTTTGGCCGATCTGCCTACGGTGGTTTACAGACCAGCTCCTATCTGATGTCCACCCGCTCCTTCCCGTCCTACTACACCAGCCATGTCCAAGAGGAGCAGATCGAAGTGGAGGAAACCATTGAGGCTGCCAAGGCTGAGGAAGCCAAGGATGAGCCCCCCTCTGAAGGAGAAgccgaggaggaggagaaggacaaGGAAGAGGCCGAGGAAGAGGAGGCAGCTGAAGAGGAAGAAG CTGCCAAGGAAGAGTCTGAAGaagcaaaagaagaagaagaaggaggtgaAGGTGAAGAAGGAGAGGAAACCAAAGAAgctgaagaggaggagaagaaagttgAAGGTGCTGGGGAGGAACAAGCAGCTAAGAAGAAAGATTGA